Proteins encoded within one genomic window of Aquarana catesbeiana isolate 2022-GZ linkage group LG03, ASM4218655v1, whole genome shotgun sequence:
- the LOC141133305 gene encoding beta-1,3-galactosyltransferase 1-like isoform X2, which yields MRNVNSSVQKAASVTAEVPVGFSSMERRRCVARISSSLLFTLIFASGYLYFEKEQWLNKRLMVFRGHLSDQEIPPPVNNLTYPGFQHPLAPPYPYPYKFLINQEKKCKDRNPFLVIMIIGTSHDIDTRHVIRETWGNESNYDVDVVRIFLVGLPNFVVNRTQRMLEEESEAFGDIVQQDFKDTYYNLTLKTLMGMEWVAKFCPTASYVVKIDNDMFLNVDYLVHQLLRPELPVRTNYFTGYIVKNTRPLRGKAYKWYVPKEVYPNDTYPPYCSGPGYVFSADMAKKIYDISQVIRVIPMEDSFMGICLYELHIAPTAPPPGIFNGHWINYNRCQFNKLITVHHYGITELRTVWADFWTNKTLGC from the coding sequence AGGTTCCGGTGGGATTCAGCTCAATGGAACGACGACGCTGTGTGGCGAGGATTTCTAGCTCCCTTCTGTTCACATTGATATTTGCATCTGGATACCTGTACTTTGAAAAAGAACAATGGCTCAATAAAAGATTGATGGTGTTTCGGGGGCATTTAAGTGACCAGGAAATCCCTCCTCCTGTAAACAACCTGACCTATCCAGGCTTCCAACACCCTCTGGCCCCCCCTTACCCTTACCCATACAAGTTCCTCATCAACCAGGAGAAGAAGTGCAAAGACCGGAACCCCTTTCTAGTCATAATGATAATTGGTACGTCTCATGATATCGATACTAGGCATGTAATTCGAGAAACCTGGGGCAATGAGAGTAATTACGATGTTGATGTGGTGAGGATCTTTTTGGTTGGTCTTCCAAATTTCGTGGTGAACAGAACCCAGAGGATGCTGGAGGAGGAAAGTGAAGCCTTTGGGGATATTGTCCAACAAGACTTCAAGGACACTTACTATAACCTGACTTTAAAAACCTTAATGGGCATGGAATGGGTTGCTAAATTCTGCCCCACAGCCAGCTACGTGGTGAAAATCGATAATGACATGTTCCTCAATGTAGACTACCTTGTCCACCAGCTTCTTCGCCCAGAACTTCCAGTCCGTACCAACTATTTCACAGGGTACATAGTGAAAAATACAAGACCACTGAGGGGTAAAGCATACAAATGGTATGTCCCTAAGGAAGTCTACCCCAATGATACCTACCCACCCTACTGCTCTGGACCTGGCTATGTCTTTTCTGCAGACATGGCAAAGAAAATATATGATATATCACAAGTGATTCGAGTCATCCCCATGGAAGACTCTTTTATGGGAATTTGCCTTTATGAACTCCATATTGCACCCACTGCACCCCCTCCAGGTATATTCAATGGTCACTGGATAAATTATAATCGTTGTCAATTTAACAAGCTCATTACAGTCCACCATTATGGGATTACTGAGCTGAGGACAGTATGGGCAGATTTTTGGACTAACAAAACTTTAGGATGCTGA
- the LOC141133305 gene encoding beta-1,3-galactosyltransferase 1-like isoform X1, which produces MSVHQAERQLISPEGSISDSRRNVNSSVQKAASVTAEVPVGFSSMERRRCVARISSSLLFTLIFASGYLYFEKEQWLNKRLMVFRGHLSDQEIPPPVNNLTYPGFQHPLAPPYPYPYKFLINQEKKCKDRNPFLVIMIIGTSHDIDTRHVIRETWGNESNYDVDVVRIFLVGLPNFVVNRTQRMLEEESEAFGDIVQQDFKDTYYNLTLKTLMGMEWVAKFCPTASYVVKIDNDMFLNVDYLVHQLLRPELPVRTNYFTGYIVKNTRPLRGKAYKWYVPKEVYPNDTYPPYCSGPGYVFSADMAKKIYDISQVIRVIPMEDSFMGICLYELHIAPTAPPPGIFNGHWINYNRCQFNKLITVHHYGITELRTVWADFWTNKTLGC; this is translated from the coding sequence AGGTTCCGGTGGGATTCAGCTCAATGGAACGACGACGCTGTGTGGCGAGGATTTCTAGCTCCCTTCTGTTCACATTGATATTTGCATCTGGATACCTGTACTTTGAAAAAGAACAATGGCTCAATAAAAGATTGATGGTGTTTCGGGGGCATTTAAGTGACCAGGAAATCCCTCCTCCTGTAAACAACCTGACCTATCCAGGCTTCCAACACCCTCTGGCCCCCCCTTACCCTTACCCATACAAGTTCCTCATCAACCAGGAGAAGAAGTGCAAAGACCGGAACCCCTTTCTAGTCATAATGATAATTGGTACGTCTCATGATATCGATACTAGGCATGTAATTCGAGAAACCTGGGGCAATGAGAGTAATTACGATGTTGATGTGGTGAGGATCTTTTTGGTTGGTCTTCCAAATTTCGTGGTGAACAGAACCCAGAGGATGCTGGAGGAGGAAAGTGAAGCCTTTGGGGATATTGTCCAACAAGACTTCAAGGACACTTACTATAACCTGACTTTAAAAACCTTAATGGGCATGGAATGGGTTGCTAAATTCTGCCCCACAGCCAGCTACGTGGTGAAAATCGATAATGACATGTTCCTCAATGTAGACTACCTTGTCCACCAGCTTCTTCGCCCAGAACTTCCAGTCCGTACCAACTATTTCACAGGGTACATAGTGAAAAATACAAGACCACTGAGGGGTAAAGCATACAAATGGTATGTCCCTAAGGAAGTCTACCCCAATGATACCTACCCACCCTACTGCTCTGGACCTGGCTATGTCTTTTCTGCAGACATGGCAAAGAAAATATATGATATATCACAAGTGATTCGAGTCATCCCCATGGAAGACTCTTTTATGGGAATTTGCCTTTATGAACTCCATATTGCACCCACTGCACCCCCTCCAGGTATATTCAATGGTCACTGGATAAATTATAATCGTTGTCAATTTAACAAGCTCATTACAGTCCACCATTATGGGATTACTGAGCTGAGGACAGTATGGGCAGATTTTTGGACTAACAAAACTTTAGGATGCTGA